Proteins from a genomic interval of Falco rusticolus isolate bFalRus1 chromosome 7, bFalRus1.pri, whole genome shotgun sequence:
- the ZNF106 gene encoding zinc finger protein 106 isoform X3, which translates to MLKQPEGKTSRVSGKSGSPSRDKMYRWTPYRSQKAAEQQPWSEDNVSKTPDKMDSVFMPLTDSAMKGEACEANVSLSRLKQEASSPSNVTSDHLDSCKVMKDCSSGEKPDRDDGRSSRMPSLKSPLLNITDIKLSSPKQDTNSLLKNVKLVLSSASEERNHLNALNLETNSVSSYSLNRHRACAGNLQDNTDVLGSNPEPVNNFSEAEQNPKDVQSNHSLQNTPLSSCKHTSNQNSEETGKASPKNEFRLDSLEDVSDDDLTVREKSEARVEKLCSSVSSCLPCDTPEGKPATSEKEGDEKPAASSVVSANLKDSAIQMGSTVSPLSGQDHLHVRLKTASQDGEGDEEHVKSHDHFEMEGFENPSDHELQKGGSQSLGLLLPDLSKLGLPASLQRDLTRHISLKSKAGTHLPEPNLNNARRIRNVSGHRRSETEKESGLKPTLRQILSASRRNVNWDQVIQQVTKKKQELGKGLPRFGIEMVPLVQNEQEGLELSEESDLSTLEGFQWEGISLAVPGSARKRSFSESSVIADRNPSAYSFFNEQAKTKESGQIVAASHSHHITSGYEARADIEADLKRKTSPLPLSPFMSERTETSGRSDSLQATSEVTGLAKQDQESPEKRTPLLEKQNVLEISEENRPASNNASLFAVSNNIDAATDSSCTSGTEQNDSQGIGKKRRATGEGSSPEIPSLERKNKRRKIKGKKERSQVDQLLAISLREEELSKSLHSVDSSLLQARAALQAAYVEVQRFLVLKQQITMEMSTLRSQRIQILQGLQETYEPSELPEQLSCSVLSERRNSKSQMTADLIPAGSFLPLLDTLSSSVSPLGASVHVSMPSPFQSSGITPTTPPDSTVQVKREPVSPKSAEENVNSVLQSSPCASRAGEVKQKDEETNQKTSVYPVISETISLSELAACFQHTNQDVHKPAADRGKAGLPANLSPHSLSVFSKREINDTVTESFLLDQCSTPLAKHLVLPETPMDKTPKLSAELSEQQMATTVAPAEKGNRRRRKLRKKKTLRAAHVPENSDTEQDIIDSKPVRKVKGGKVPKGEKVTTSTPPRQEDGVAAQTARNKDENDSDASLELVEVPAPQCEVVDVGSSESGDEKPDSPSKRGSRNSVNQAVLEASCSGYDEVSSTSEIGTNYRDDGKRSVAETQTSISSLRGSKNSSEVSSEPGEDEEPTEGSFEGHLAAVNAIQIFGNLLYTCSADKTVCAYSLVSRKCVAVFEGHTSKVNCLLVTQTNGKNAALFTGSSDHTINCYSIKTKECMEQFKLEDRVLCLHSRWRILYAGLANGSVVTFSIKNNKQVDTFECHAPRAVSCLATAQEGARKLLVVGSYDCTISVRDARNGLLLRTLEGHSKTILCMKVVNDLVFSGSSDQSVHAHNIHTGELVRIYKGHNHAVTVVNILGKVMVTACLDKFVRVYELQSHDRLQVYGGHSDMIMCMTIHKSMIYTGCYDGSVRAVRLNLMQNYRCWWHGCSLIFGVVDHLKQHLLTDHTNPNFQTLKCRWKNCDAFFTSRKGSKQDAVGHIERHAEDDSRIDS; encoded by the exons ATGTTGAAGCAACCAGAAGGCAAAACTTCAAGAGTCAGTGGGAAAAGTGGCAGTCCTTCCAGAGATAAAATGTATCGCTGGACTCCTTACCGGTcccagaaagctgcagagcagcaaccATGGTCTGAAGATAATGTTTCTAAAACTCCAGATAAAATGGATTCTGTATTTATGCCTCTTACTGATTCAGCAATGAAGGGAGAAGCTTGTGAAGCCAATGTTAGTCTTTCAAGACTTAAACAAGAAGCATCTTCCCCTTCTAATGTAACCTCAGATCATCTTGATTCTTGCAAAGTAATGAAAGACTGTTCCAGTGGTGAAAAGCCTGACAGAGATGATGGCAGGAGTAGTAGGATGCCATCACTGAAGTCTCCTCTTCTGAATATCACAGATATAAAGTTATCTTCCCCAAAGCAAGACAcaaacagtcttttaaaaaatgtcaagcTCGTGTTATCCTCAGCTAGTGAAGAGCGGAATCATTTGAATGCACTGAACTTGGAAACAAACAGTGTCTCCTCTTATTCGTTGAACCGGCATCGTGCGTGTGCTGGTAACTTACAAGACAACACAGATGTGCTTGGTAGCAATCCAGAGCCTGTTAATAACTTCAgtgaagcagaacaaaaccccaaagatgTTCAGTCCAACCATTCCTTGCAAAATACTCCCTTAAGCTCTTGCAAGCATACAAGTAACCAGAATAGTGAAGAAACTGGGAAAGCATCACCAAAGAACGAGTTCAGACTAGATTCATTAGAAGATGTGAGCGATGACGATTTGACCGTACGTGAGAAGTCAGAAGCAAGAGTTGAAAAGTTGTGTTCTTCTGTTAGTTCTTGTTTACCCTGTGACACTCCAGAAGGTAAACCTGCCACCTCTGAAAAGGAAGGTGATGAAAAGCCAGCTGCTTCAAGTGTTGTTTCTGCCAATCTAAAAGATTCTGCAATTCAGATGGGATCCACAGTTTCTCCGTTGAGTGGTCAGGACCATTTGCACGTGCGTTTGAAAACTGCCTCACAGGATGGAGAAGGGGACGAAGAGCATGTCAAGTCACATGATCACTTTGAAATGGAAGGTTTTGAAAATCCTTCAGATCATGAGTTGCAAAAAGGAGGAAGCCAGTCATTAGGCCTCCTTCTTCCTGATTTAAGCAAACTTggcctccctgcctccctgcaaaGAGACTTGACACGACATATTAGTCTGAAGAGCAAAGCTGGGACACATCTTCCAGAGCCCAATCTCAATAATGCACGGCGTATTCGGAATGTGAGCGGCCATCGGAGAAGTGAGACAGAGAAGGAGTCAGGGCTAAAACCCACCCTTAGGCAGATTCTTAGTGCTTCCCGGAGAAATGTAAACTGGGATCAAGTCATCCAGCAGGtaacaaagaagaaacaggaacTTGGCAAAGGTTTACCAAG GTTTGGCATAGAAATGGTGCCTCTTGTTCAAAATGAGCAAGAGGGTCTAGAGCTCAGTGAAGAATCTGATCTGTCTACTCTAGAAGGATTCCAGTGGGAAGGGATTTCCTTAGCAGTTCCTGGCTCAGCCAGAAAACGtagcttttctgaaagcagtgtCATTGCAGACAGAAATCCTTCTGCTTATAGTTTCTTCAATGAACAAGCCAAAACGAAAGAAAGTGGGCAAATAGTTGCAGCCAGCCACTCACATCACATAACATCTGGGTATGAGGCACGCGCTGACATTGAGGCTGACTTGAAACGGAAGACATCTCCTCTTCCTTTGTCACCATTTATGTCTGAAAGAACTGAGACTAGTGGAAGGAGTGACAGTCTACAGGCCACCTCTGAGGTCACAGGTCTCGCTAAACAAGACCAGGAGAGCCCAGAGAAGAGAACTCCtcttcttgaaaaacaaaatgtactAGAAATCTCAGAAGAAAATCGTCCAGCTTCAAATAATGCTTCACTTTTTGCAGTGTCTAATAACATAGATGCAGCTACAGATAGTAGCTGCACATCTGGTACTGAGCAGAATGACAGCCAAGGAATTGGAAAGAAACGAAGAGCAACCGGA GAGGGGTCTTCACCTGAAATCCCTAGtctagaaagaaagaataagagaagaaaaatcaaagggaaaaaag agcGTTCTCAGGTAGATCAGTTGTTGGCTATTTCACTGAGGGAAGAAGAGTTAAGCAAGTCCCTGCACAGTGTGGACAGCAGTCTCTTGCAGGCTAGGGCTGCCCTGCAGGCTGCCTATGTTGAGGTTCAACGTTTCCTCGTATTAAAGCAACAG ATAACCATGGAAATGAGTACACTGAGAAGTCAGAGAATCCAGATCTTGCAGGGGTTACAAG AAACATATGAGCCTTCTGAACTGCCAGAGCAACTTTCCTGCAGCGTCTTGAGTGAGAGAAGAAATAGCAAATCACAGATGACAGCTGACTTAATTCCTGCAGGCTCCTTCCTGCCCCTTTTGGACACTTTGTCGTCTTCTGTATCTCCACTGGGAGCTTCTGTTCATGTAAGCATGCCCTCACCATTCCAGTCTTCTGGCATCACACCTACCACTCCTCCTGACTCCACAGTACAAGTTAAACGAGAACCTGTGTCTCCAAAAAGcgcagaagaaaatgtgaattcagTCCTCCAGAGCTCTCCATGTGCTTCCCGAGCAGGAGAGGTGAAGCAGAAGGATG aagagACCAACCAGAAGACTTCAGTATATCCAGTTATCTCTGAAACCATATCCCTATCAGAGCTGGCAGCTTGTTTCCAACACACTAATCAAGATGTTCACAAGCCTGCTGCGGACAGGGGAAAGGCTGGACTTCCTGCAAACCTTTCTCCTCATTCACTGTCTGTTTTTAgcaagagagaaataaatgatACGGTGACTGAAAGCTTTTTACTGGATCAGTGTAGCACTCCTCTTGCGAAGCATTTAGTCCTTCCAGAAACACCAATggataaaacccccaaactgtCAGCAGAACTGTCCGAGCAACAGATGGCAACCACTGTAGCcccagcagaaaaaggaaacaggaggaggagaaagttaaggaagaagaaaactctGAGGGCAGCCCACGTGCCAGAGAACAGTGATACAGAACAGGATATAATTGACTCTAAGCCTGTCCGGAAAGTCAAGGGTGGAAAGGTAcctaaaggagaaaaagttacTACATCCACTCCTCCAAGACAGGAGGATGGAGTTGCTGCtcaaacagcaagaaacaaagatgAGAATGACAGTGATGCTTCTCTGGAACTAGTGGAAGTTCCAGCACCCCAGTGTGAGGTGGTTGACGTAGGTTCATCAGAGTCGGGCGATGAGAAACCAGACAGCCCATCAAAGAGGGGTTCACGCAACTCTGTGAATCAAGCAGTCCTAGAGGCGTCCTGCTCCGGTTATGATGAAGTGAGCTCTACCAGTGAGATTGGCACAAATTATAGGGATGACGGGAAAAGAAG TGTGGCTGAGACACAGACTTCCATATCATCACTAAGAGGATCAAAGAACTCATCAG AAGTGTCTTCAGAGCCAGGTGAGGATGAAGAACCTACAGAGGGAAGCTTTGAGGGACATCTGGCTGCAGTGAATGCTATTCAGATTTTTGGGAATTTGTTGTACACCTGCTCAGCAGACAAAACTGTTTGTGCCTACAGTCTGGTA AGCAGGAAGTGTGTGGCTGTCTTTGAAGGACATACTTCGAAGGTGAACTGCCTCCTGGTCACTCAGACAAATGGGAAGAATGCTGCACTCTTCACTGGCTCAAGTGACCACACTATCAACTGTTACAGTATCAAG ACCAAGGAATGCATGGAACAGTTTAAATTAGAAGATCGAGTGCTCTGTTTACACAGTAGATGGCGGATCCTTTATGCAGGCCTTGCAAATGGCAGTGTGGTTACTTTCAGCATAAAG AACAACAAGCAGGTTGATACCTTTGAATGCCATGCTCCTAGAGCAGTGAGCTGTCTAGCCACAGCTCAGGAAGGAGCACGCAAGTTGTTGGTAGTGGGCTCCTATGACTGCACCATCAGCGTGCGAGATGCACGGAATGGGCTGCTTCTCAGAACCCTGGAGGGTCACAGCAAGACTATACTCTGCATGAAG gttGTGAATGATCTGGTATTCAGTGGCTCCAGTGATCAGTCTGTCCATGCTCACAACATTCAT ACTGGAGAGCTGGTACGGATCTATAAAGGTCATAACCATGCAGTAACGGTTGTGAACATTCTTGGGAAAGTGATGGTGACAGCATGTCTGGATAAATTTGTTCGTGTTTATGAACTACAG tCTCACGACCGCTTGCAAGTGTATGGAGGCCACAGCGATATGATCATGTGTATGACCATCCATAAGAGCATG